A genomic segment from Polyangium mundeleinium encodes:
- a CDS encoding glycosyl hydrolase family 8, whose amino-acid sequence MPDCAPTARWSEWQSDNNQSRQPKLLPASLMGGQRPRGCPNATVRNLREERPRAARGDFVDHPRDRSERTPFRGAAGDRLESSAISGVIDVAQELLWPRANDASPERAGRSSRSPHEDESRLLPPRNVQPSRGDPGDRLRRYGCTRARRGRVGGREPAHGAEPSRCGQRDQQRLQHVEDEVRDGLGGGRLPARAAARNSNDTVSEGIAYGMLLSAYLGDKPTFDGLWGYAKSHFDGNGLMHWQINASNSVIGWNAATDSDEDMALALIVAEKAWGASYGADATTLLGRILQHEVESGTNVLKPGDAWGGSSVTNPSYFAPGYYRAFKAYTGDARWESVAASCYQIIANLNTKTGAGTTGLLPDWTTAAGTQASGMGFDYRYDAARVPWRLAVDAVWYGTPQAIAQLDKLNTFWKGVGVGNIKDGYTVSGGLLGQWHNATFVGMAASGAAVSSDAAFKTAMWNETKNFQSENYYNDSLRVLALLFMGDRMPNPVGGSTPPPSQNAAPSVSVTAPSNGGTFTTPASITIQASASDSDGTVSKVEFFAGAVKLGEDTTAPYAYTWSNVAAGSYAITAKATDNAGASTTSSVVAVTVNDPSQPPPVGGGSLSVQYRAGDTNASDNQIRPHLNIVNTGASSVPLSELKIRYWYTSDGANGQQSACDYAVVGART is encoded by the coding sequence ATGCCAGATTGTGCACCCACCGCACGCTGGTCGGAATGGCAATCTGATAATAATCAATCACGACAACCGAAGCTGCTCCCTGCGAGCTTGATGGGGGGACAACGCCCGCGAGGATGCCCAAACGCCACGGTGCGAAATCTACGGGAGGAGCGGCCTCGCGCAGCGAGGGGTGATTTCGTCGATCACCCCCGTGATCGATCCGAGCGCACGCCTTTTCGCGGGGCCGCCGGCGATCGCCTCGAATCCTCGGCAATTTCAGGTGTTATCGACGTGGCACAGGAGCTGCTCTGGCCCCGCGCCAACGACGCCAGCCCGGAGCGGGCCGGCCGATCCTCAAGGAGCCCCCATGAAGACGAATCGCGCCTTCTCCCACCTCGCAACGTACAGCCTTCTCGCGGCGACCCTGGCGATCGGCTGCGGCGATATGGATGCACCCGAGCTCGACGAGGACGTGTGGGAGGCCGAGAGCCTGCTCATGGCGCCGAGCCAAGCCGATGCGGACAGCGCGATCAACAGCGCCTACAGCACGTGGAAGACGAAGTACGTGACGGCCTCGGGGGCGGGCGGCTTCCTGCGCGTGCAGCGGCCCGAAACTCGAATGACACCGTGTCGGAGGGCATCGCGTACGGCATGCTCCTCTCCGCGTACCTGGGCGACAAACCCACGTTCGACGGCCTGTGGGGCTACGCGAAGAGCCACTTCGACGGCAATGGCCTCATGCACTGGCAGATCAACGCGAGCAACTCGGTCATCGGCTGGAACGCAGCCACCGACTCCGACGAGGACATGGCGCTCGCGCTCATCGTGGCAGAGAAGGCCTGGGGCGCGTCGTACGGGGCCGACGCGACGACGCTGCTCGGGCGCATTTTGCAGCACGAGGTCGAGAGCGGGACGAACGTGCTCAAGCCCGGGGACGCGTGGGGCGGCTCCTCCGTGACGAACCCGAGCTACTTCGCGCCCGGCTATTACAGGGCGTTCAAGGCCTACACGGGTGATGCGCGGTGGGAGAGCGTGGCTGCGTCGTGTTATCAGATCATCGCGAACCTGAATACCAAGACGGGCGCGGGCACCACCGGCCTCTTGCCCGACTGGACGACCGCGGCGGGCACGCAGGCTTCCGGGATGGGCTTCGATTACCGATACGACGCGGCGCGCGTGCCGTGGCGCCTCGCGGTCGACGCGGTCTGGTACGGGACGCCGCAGGCGATCGCGCAGCTCGACAAGCTGAACACGTTCTGGAAGGGCGTGGGTGTCGGGAACATCAAGGACGGGTATACCGTCTCCGGGGGCCTCCTCGGGCAATGGCACAACGCGACGTTCGTCGGCATGGCGGCGAGCGGGGCGGCCGTATCGTCCGACGCGGCCTTCAAGACGGCGATGTGGAACGAGACGAAGAATTTCCAGAGCGAGAATTATTACAACGATTCGCTCCGCGTGCTCGCGCTTCTCTTCATGGGCGACCGGATGCCGAACCCGGTGGGCGGGAGCACGCCGCCTCCTTCGCAGAATGCGGCGCCCTCGGTGAGCGTCACGGCCCCCTCGAACGGGGGCACGTTCACGACGCCCGCGAGCATCACGATCCAGGCTTCGGCCAGCGATAGCGACGGGACCGTGAGCAAGGTGGAGTTCTTCGCCGGCGCGGTGAAGCTCGGAGAGGACACGACCGCCCCGTACGCGTATACGTGGAGCAACGTCGCGGCAGGCTCGTATGCGATCACGGCCAAGGCGACCGATAACGCGGGCGCGTCGACGACGTCGAGCGTGGTGGCCGTGACGGTGAACGACCCGAGCCAGCCGCCGCCCGTCGGGGGCGGCTCGCTGTCGGTGCAGTACAGGGCCGGAGACACGAATGCGAGCGACAACCAGATCAGGCCTCATCTCAATATCGTGAACACCGGGGCGAGCAGCGTGCCGCTAAGCGAGCTCAAGATCCGGTACTGGTACACGAGCGACGGCGCGAACGGGCAGCAGTCGGCGTGCGACTATGCCGTGGTCGGAGCTCGAACGTGA